One genomic window of Coffea eugenioides isolate CCC68of chromosome 1, Ceug_1.0, whole genome shotgun sequence includes the following:
- the LOC113770676 gene encoding LRR receptor-like serine/threonine-protein kinase GSO1: protein MGGSTHFSVFLLVAIILLCSSSKTVNATCYATEKQALMDFKKDLKDPSGRLSSWIHDVDCCKWEGVVCSNRSARVIQLHLRNPVREIDGDQEISPLSGKISHSLQNLTHLRYLDLSLNDFSGIPIPSFFGSLRSLRYLNLSGAVFQGMVPYQLGNLSSLRTLSIGGDSSDLQVDNLQWLAGLSNLEHLDMGGVDLSTASNWLEVINTIPSLVEIHLRFCQLDLISHHLGRDTFVFHTNLSSLTVLDLSGNFLGHLIPRWIFGLTALASLDLSFTSFEGPLPRDLWNLTSLKRLDLSTNQLNGSPPDELFYLNNLISLNLRENDFDGFLEGIWNWSSLTSLDLSRNNFATFLPSQLSTLTALISLDLSLNQFRGSIPSSIANISNLQYLDLSNNNLSSSLPSEVFTSKDLIKLDARANHLNGPIPSTVGNCTQLKYLWLNDNALSGSIPSNLGRCAQLKELWLHENALSGSIPSNLGRCTQLKFLFLNRNALSGSIPSNLGRCTKLEYLDLNDNALSGSIPSNLGKLSSLELLDVSHNKLTGTLPESLGQLSKLEELRIDDNSMEGIVSESHFDNLTALTYFNASGNFLTLRVSASWTPRTQFKTLGLGSWKLGPQFPTWIRSQKILSDLDLFFTGISDTISPWLFNSSLRSIDLSHNQLHGGISHILCEVKNENQVLQYLDLRENSLSGEIPNCWMNYPGLYHIDLNSNNFTGSIPRSLFHLEGLDYLGLGNNSITGPITFDFVNHE from the exons ATGGGTGGATCAACCCATTTCTCTGTTTTCTTACTCGTCGCCATAATTTTACTCTGTTCTTCCAGCAAAACTGTAAATGCAACTTGCTATGCAACTGAGAAACAAGCTCTTATGGACTTCAAGAAAGACTTGAAAGATCCCTCTGGCAGACTCTCGTCTTGGATTCACGACGTTGATTGCTGCAAATGGGAAGGAGTTGTTTGTAGCAACCGAAGTGCCCGCGTGATTCAACTTCACCTTCGGAATCCTGTTCGTGAAATTGATGGTGACCAGGAAATATCACCATTAAGCGGTAAAATCAGTCATTCGTTACAAAATTTGACTCACTTGCGTTACCTTGATCTAAGTCTAAATGATTTCAGTGGAATTCCAATTCCCAGTTTTTTTGGATCTCTCAGAAGTCTAAGGTACCTGAATTTATCTGGAGCTGTATTTCAAGGAATGGTTCCCTATCAGCTTGGAAACCTGTCAAGTTTACGCACTTTAAGCATAGGAGGCGATTCGTCCGATCTTCAAGTTGACAACCTGCAATGGTTGGCTGGTCTCTCTAATCTGGAGCACCTAGACATGGGTGGCGTGGACCTTAGTACAGCGTCTAATTGGCTAGAGGTGATTAACACGATCCCTTCTTTGGTAGAGATACATTTGCGCTTTTGTCAacttgatttaatttctcatcATCTTGGCAGAGATACATTTGTCTTCCATACCAACCTTTCTTCTCTTACTGTCCTAGAtctttctggaaattttcttggACACCTCATCCCTAGATGGATTTTCGGTCTTACTGCCCTTGCTTCTCTTGATTTAAGTTTCACCTCGTTTGAAGGCCCATTGCCCAGAGATCTCTGGAACTTGACTTCTCTCAAGCGCTTGGATCTTTCAACGAACCAGTTGAATGGTTCACCGCCAGATGAGCTTTTCTATCTTAACAATCTCATTTCTCTGAACCTTAGGGAGAATGATTTCGACGGCTTCTTGGAAGGAATTTGGAATTGGAGTTCCCTTACATCTTTAGATCTATCAAGGAATAACTTTGCTACCTTCCTCCCAAGCCAATTATCCACTTTAACTGCCCTAATTTCACTTGATCTTAGCCTCAATCAGTTTCGAGGTTCTATCCCAAGCTCTATTGCCAACATTTCCAACCTTCAATATCTTGACCTATCTAATAACAACCTTAGCTCCTCTTTACCAAGTGAAGTATTCACATCGAAGGACTTGATTAAACTTGATGCAAGAGCTAATCACTTGAATGGTCCAATTCCAAGCACTGTTGGCAACTGTACTCAGCTAAAATACCTTTGGCTAAATGATAATGCTCTATCTGGTTCAATTCCATCAAATTTAGGAAGATGTGCCCAGCTCAAAGAACTTTGGCTACATGAAAATGCTCTATCTGGCTCAATTCCATCAAATTTAGGAAGATGTACCCAGCTAAAATTCCTTTTCCTAAATCGTAATGCTCTATCTGGTTCAATTCCATCAAATTTAGGAAGATGTACCAAGCTAGAATACCTTGACCTAAATGATAATGCACTATCTGGTTCAATTCCATCAAATTTAGGAAAACTGTCATCCTTGGAGCTCTTGGATGTGTCTCACAACAAACTCACTGGAACTCTTCCTGAAAGTCTTGGGCAGCTTTCCAAACTTGAAGAGCTTCGTATTGACGACAATTCAATGGAAGGCATTGTGAGCGAGAGTCACTTTGACAATCTGACAGCTTTAACATATTTTAATGCATCTGGAAACTTCTTGACCTTAAGAGTAAGTGCAAGTTGGACTCCTCGTACCCAATTTAAAACACTTGGATTGGGCTCGTGGAAGCTGGGCCCCCAATTTCCTACATGGATCCGGTCACAAAAAATCCTTTCAGATTTGGACTTGTTCTTCACAGGAATTTCAGACACCATTTCACCTTGGTTATTCAACTCATCATTGAGATCTATAGACCTTTCTCACAATCAACTCCATG GAGGCATCTCTCACATTTTGTGTGAAGTGAAGAATGAAAATCAAGTTCTTCAATATCTGGATCTTCGGGAGAATTCTCTATCAGGAGAAATTCCTAACTGTTGGATGAATTACCCAGGCTTGTATCACATCGACCTCAACAGCAATAACTTCACTGGAAGCATTCCAAGGTCATTGTTTCATTTGGAAGGTCTGGACTATTTAGGCTTGGGTAACAACAGTATCACTGGTCCGATAACCTTTGACTTTgtaaatcatgaataa
- the LOC113770685 gene encoding dirigent protein 19-like: MFGPTYVFDDPMTLGPEPSSKIISHAHGITSSASKEEDASQIVIMNLAFNDGKFNGSALSVLGDYPFFQKYKEMAIVGGSGAFRLARGIVTAIIYTYNDTTQNEIIDFHVLVLHY, translated from the coding sequence ATGTTCGGGCCAACCTATGTCTTCGATGACCCGATGACACTGGGACCTGAGCCCAGTTCCAAGATCATCAGTCACGCCCATGGCATAACCAGTTCGGCTTCGAAAGAGGAAGATGCTTCCCAAATTGTCATCATGAACTTGGCATTCAACGATGGCAAGTTCAATGGTAGCGCCCTTAGCGTTCTAGGTGATTATCCCTTCTTCCAGAAGTACAAGGAGATGGCAATAGTAGGTGGTTCTGGGGCTTTTCGATTGGCCCGTGGAATAGTTACAGCAATAATCTATACTTACAATGATACCACCCAGAATGAAATTATCGACTTCCACGTCCTCGTTTTGCATTATTGA